The following coding sequences are from one Devosia yakushimensis window:
- a CDS encoding pyridoxal phosphate-dependent aminotransferase: MPRPSLAPIAATLPETVPFVGPEAIARRSGVPLRARIGANESPFGPAPSVLAAMTSAARESWHYGDPENHDLREAIAAHLDISAANVMPGEGVDAILGMAVRLFAAPGSTIVTSLGGYPTFNYHIAGYGAQMHTVPYIGDREDIDALARAARETQAAMVYLANPDNPMGSWWDAASIERFIAAVPDTTMIVLDEAYGEFAPAGTIPAFDAGCSNLLRMRTFSKAYGLAGARVGYVLGDAANISAFNRIRNHFGISNVAQAAAIAALADGAHLESSLAAVRASLEDTAAIASRHGLTPLPTATNFLAIDCGRDGAYAQAILDGLAQRGVFVRKPVVAGLNRCIRVSAGTAADRALFDQALGEVLAELG, translated from the coding sequence GTGCCGCGTCCCAGTCTTGCTCCCATCGCCGCCACCCTGCCCGAAACGGTGCCCTTTGTCGGCCCGGAAGCCATCGCCCGGCGCAGCGGCGTGCCGCTCCGGGCGCGAATCGGAGCCAATGAGAGCCCCTTCGGCCCCGCCCCATCGGTTCTTGCCGCCATGACATCAGCCGCGAGGGAAAGCTGGCATTATGGAGACCCGGAAAATCACGATCTACGCGAGGCCATCGCCGCCCATCTGGACATCTCCGCGGCCAATGTGATGCCGGGGGAAGGTGTGGACGCGATTCTGGGCATGGCCGTGCGGCTCTTCGCAGCGCCGGGCTCAACGATCGTTACCTCGCTGGGCGGCTATCCGACCTTCAACTATCATATCGCCGGCTATGGTGCGCAGATGCATACGGTGCCCTATATCGGGGACCGCGAAGACATCGACGCGCTCGCCCGCGCTGCCCGCGAAACGCAGGCGGCCATGGTCTATCTCGCCAATCCCGACAACCCGATGGGAAGTTGGTGGGACGCAGCCTCCATCGAACGCTTCATCGCTGCCGTCCCGGACACCACCATGATCGTGCTCGACGAGGCCTATGGAGAGTTTGCGCCCGCCGGCACAATCCCCGCCTTCGACGCCGGATGCAGCAACCTGCTGCGCATGCGCACCTTCTCCAAGGCCTATGGTCTGGCAGGAGCGCGCGTCGGTTATGTTCTGGGCGACGCCGCCAATATTTCGGCCTTCAACCGCATCCGCAACCATTTCGGCATCAGCAATGTCGCCCAGGCGGCCGCCATTGCTGCATTAGCCGACGGCGCGCATCTGGAAAGCTCGCTCGCGGCCGTGCGGGCATCGCTGGAGGACACAGCCGCCATCGCCAGTCGCCATGGCCTGACACCGCTGCCCACCGCGACGAATTTCCTCGCCATAGATTGCGGCCGGGATGGCGCCTATGCCCAGGCGATTCTCGATGGATTGGCCCAGCGCGGCGTGTTCGTGCGCAAGCCGGTGGTGGCGGGGTTGAACCGCTGTATCCGCGTCAGTGCCGGGACGGCGGCGGATCGCGCGCTCTTTGATCAGGCATTGGGCGAGGTGCTGGCGGAGCTGGGGTGA
- a CDS encoding mechanosensitive ion channel family protein, which produces MTFYDFLLIPINWLGANAVTLLAIAAVLVAGWYLSRLAANAIKTYLPLAYGVDKNFAPLLSQVARYGILIFAVVTALNLLGVANSSIIAVLGAAGLAVALALQGTLANIAAGIMLIVLRPIAIGEFIQGDGVAGVVVEIGLFGTRLRSSSGLYIFTPNQKLWSSAITNHSREPNRRIDVNVSVPDSVDIGHSRRLLLRIAGAEKRVLVNPTPLVHVESFSGTSVNMQLRAWVATQDYLPTLYALTEEAKLALNRELIRKEGDTGGITVAPDPANPSPETQSGS; this is translated from the coding sequence ATGACGTTTTATGATTTTCTGCTCATTCCGATAAATTGGCTCGGCGCCAATGCTGTAACCCTTCTGGCCATTGCCGCTGTGCTGGTGGCCGGCTGGTACCTGTCGCGCCTCGCGGCCAATGCCATCAAGACCTACCTTCCGCTGGCCTATGGCGTGGACAAGAACTTCGCTCCGCTGCTGTCCCAGGTCGCCCGCTACGGCATTCTGATCTTTGCGGTGGTGACCGCGCTCAACCTATTGGGCGTGGCCAATAGCTCCATCATCGCCGTGCTCGGCGCGGCAGGTCTTGCCGTGGCCCTGGCGCTGCAGGGCACGCTCGCCAATATCGCGGCGGGCATCATGCTGATCGTGCTGCGCCCCATCGCCATAGGCGAATTCATCCAGGGGGACGGGGTCGCAGGCGTCGTGGTCGAAATCGGCCTCTTCGGCACGCGGCTGCGCTCCTCGAGCGGGCTCTACATTTTCACGCCCAATCAGAAGCTCTGGTCTTCGGCCATTACCAATCACAGCCGCGAGCCCAATCGGCGCATCGACGTCAATGTCAGCGTGCCCGACAGCGTGGATATCGGCCATTCGCGCCGCCTGCTGCTGCGCATCGCGGGAGCCGAGAAACGCGTGCTGGTGAACCCGACGCCGCTGGTGCATGTAGAGAGTTTTTCCGGCACCTCAGTCAACATGCAGCTGCGCGCCTGGGTGGCCACGCAGGACTATCTGCCCACCCTTTATGCATTGACCGAAGAAGCAAAACTTGCGCTGAACCGCGAACTGATCAGGAAGGAAGGCGATACCGGCGGTATTACAGTGGCCCCTGATCCGGCCAATCCAAGCCCCGAGACACAATCGGGAAGCTAG
- a CDS encoding TerC family protein, whose product MFGIDPSFFTSLLQVIMIDLVLAGDNAVVIGLAAAGLASDVRKKAILIGIIAATVLRICFALITTQLLSLGGALLIAGGVLLLYVCWKMYRELTVSHEDEEEATEALENADLNKDGAVSGKAPRKTLRQAVTQIIIADVSMSLDNVLAVAGAAQHHFEALIFGLALSVVMMGVAATFIARLLHRYRWIAWIGLLIILYVAAKMIYEGADQWLGYTLPHIPLVYNGAGGH is encoded by the coding sequence ATGTTCGGTATCGATCCAAGTTTCTTCACGTCCTTGCTTCAGGTCATCATGATTGACCTCGTGCTGGCGGGGGACAATGCCGTGGTCATCGGCCTTGCCGCGGCCGGGCTGGCTTCCGATGTGCGCAAGAAAGCCATCCTCATCGGCATCATTGCCGCCACGGTGCTGCGCATCTGCTTCGCGTTGATTACGACGCAGCTGCTGTCGCTGGGCGGGGCGCTGCTGATCGCCGGTGGCGTACTGCTGCTCTATGTGTGCTGGAAGATGTATCGCGAACTCACCGTCTCCCATGAAGACGAAGAGGAAGCGACCGAGGCGCTGGAAAATGCCGACCTCAATAAAGATGGCGCGGTTTCGGGCAAGGCGCCGCGCAAGACGCTGCGCCAGGCCGTCACCCAGATCATCATTGCCGACGTTTCCATGTCGCTCGACAACGTGCTGGCCGTGGCCGGGGCGGCGCAGCACCATTTCGAAGCGCTGATCTTTGGGCTTGCCCTGTCGGTGGTGATGATGGGCGTTGCCGCCACCTTCATCGCCCGCCTGCTGCATCGCTATCGCTGGATCGCCTGGATCGGCCTGCTGATCATTCTCTATGTCGCCGCCAAGATGATCTACGAAGGCGCCGATCAATGGCTCGGCTATACCCTGCCGCATATCCCGCTGGTCTATAACGGCGCCGGCGGTCATTAA
- a CDS encoding lipid II:glycine glycyltransferase FemX, giving the protein MAAVTDRLVHTETEVPREQRRTGSTALALETRIVSGAEWDRTIAGFDEVCQEQLHMFAQPRWPSVEHEPMLFLDNGEIVGGSLMMIQRLPLRLGAIAISKWAPIVRHGSRADRDAIHAAIVEAMVAEYAHKRGLMLSVLPRASLSEVNEDYERLIARGFRRGSVLGFPNRYIVNLRLNDAEQRKSFHQKWRYHLNKSEKEGLSFEHAGPERIGEFDTLYTAMTDRKQFTDHSAYETVPSLMATDIEALRPELFFVRHEGELVAGALIFKAGDRAVYLYGATNDRALPLRAGYFMHWHIIRWLRDNTEAAWYDLGGTDGYQGLHQFKKGMVGEAGVIRPVPPVANYASNPLAYALGAGAFAARDGYYQLRRVVDAWRNPKARPDQARHIATDSQG; this is encoded by the coding sequence ATGGCCGCTGTTACCGACCGCCTGGTTCATACCGAAACCGAAGTGCCGCGCGAGCAGCGCCGGACCGGTTCGACTGCACTCGCGCTGGAGACGCGCATCGTTTCCGGTGCGGAATGGGACCGCACCATTGCCGGGTTCGACGAGGTCTGCCAGGAACAGCTGCATATGTTCGCGCAGCCCCGCTGGCCCTCGGTCGAGCATGAGCCCATGCTGTTCCTCGACAATGGCGAGATTGTCGGCGGTTCGCTGATGATGATCCAGCGCCTGCCGCTGCGGCTCGGGGCCATTGCGATTTCCAAATGGGCGCCCATCGTGCGCCATGGCAGCCGGGCGGATCGTGACGCCATCCATGCCGCCATCGTCGAGGCAATGGTGGCCGAATATGCCCATAAGCGTGGCCTGATGCTCTCGGTGCTGCCGCGCGCCTCGCTCAGCGAGGTCAACGAGGATTATGAGCGGCTGATCGCGCGGGGGTTCCGCCGCGGCTCGGTGCTCGGTTTCCCCAATCGCTATATCGTCAATCTGCGGCTCAACGACGCCGAGCAGCGCAAGAGCTTCCACCAGAAGTGGCGCTATCACCTCAATAAATCCGAGAAAGAGGGCCTGAGCTTCGAGCATGCCGGCCCGGAGCGGATCGGGGAATTCGACACGCTTTATACGGCCATGACCGACCGCAAGCAGTTCACCGATCATTCGGCCTATGAAACCGTGCCGTCACTGATGGCGACCGATATCGAGGCGCTGCGGCCCGAACTGTTCTTCGTGCGCCATGAGGGCGAACTCGTCGCCGGCGCGCTGATCTTCAAGGCCGGGGATCGCGCGGTTTATCTCTATGGCGCCACCAACGACCGGGCGCTGCCACTGCGCGCGGGCTATTTCATGCATTGGCACATCATCCGCTGGCTGCGCGATAATACCGAGGCGGCCTGGTACGACCTGGGCGGCACCGATGGCTATCAGGGGCTGCATCAGTTCAAAAAGGGCATGGTGGGTGAGGCCGGCGTCATTCGCCCGGTGCCGCCCGTCGCCAATTATGCCTCCAATCCGCTGGCCTATGCGCTGGGCGCTGGCGCCTTTGCCGCGCGGGACGGCTATTATCAGTTGCGCCGCGTGGTCGATGCCTGGCGCAATCCCAAGGCGCGGCCCGACCAGGCGCGCCATATTGCGACGGATAGCCAGGGATGA
- a CDS encoding lipopolysaccharide biosynthesis protein: protein MSLHRRLVSQSTIIFGGRLFGAGIVFLVQALIARFWGAGHLGDFLIITATCNLIAVAMPLGFHTIGAYFAAEYRARSERKQLGVFMLHAYGHILIALALLLVAGPFIVGLLGQGGSVVSQHYVPVILLAFSGATVMLSGSLLIGLKRPFSGFFADGIFRPIILVAALLGAVGIVNQDDAFAYMVWGAAIGYVVIALVQFGFTVIAWSAVPGADAEVRPREGRRWWRFALPWMLIALATDFFFDINLLLLSQILNREELAIFGVCTRIFALVSFGVSAVYAVSMPDMFESEANADRSAFHRKVGDANMVATALSVVLFCITALGAPIALQFFGPGFTAGAAPLAVLCLALVVRSALGPASLVLSIHDRPYASLPAVALGIGMMVAGNWLLAPSFGLMGAAISALVAITVWSVALWAIALRTAKMDVSILQWFRTRRQAAVPAA from the coding sequence ATGAGTCTGCATCGCCGGCTGGTTTCCCAATCGACCATCATCTTTGGCGGCCGCCTGTTCGGCGCCGGCATTGTCTTTCTGGTGCAGGCGCTGATCGCCCGGTTCTGGGGGGCGGGGCATCTCGGTGATTTCCTGATCATCACGGCGACCTGCAACCTGATCGCGGTGGCCATGCCCCTGGGCTTCCATACAATTGGCGCCTATTTCGCTGCCGAATACCGGGCGCGCAGCGAGCGCAAGCAGCTCGGCGTGTTCATGCTGCATGCTTATGGCCACATTCTCATTGCACTGGCGCTGCTGTTGGTCGCCGGGCCTTTCATTGTGGGATTGCTGGGGCAGGGCGGGAGCGTCGTTTCCCAGCATTATGTGCCGGTTATCCTATTGGCCTTCAGCGGGGCCACGGTCATGCTCAGCGGCTCGCTGCTGATCGGGCTCAAGCGGCCGTTTTCCGGCTTTTTCGCCGATGGCATTTTCCGCCCCATCATTCTGGTTGCGGCGCTGCTGGGGGCGGTGGGCATTGTCAATCAGGACGATGCCTTCGCCTACATGGTCTGGGGCGCGGCCATCGGCTATGTGGTGATCGCGCTGGTGCAGTTCGGTTTTACGGTCATCGCCTGGAGCGCGGTGCCGGGCGCGGATGCCGAGGTGCGTCCGCGGGAGGGACGGCGCTGGTGGCGCTTCGCATTGCCCTGGATGCTGATCGCGCTGGCCACCGATTTCTTCTTCGATATCAACCTGTTGCTGCTCAGCCAGATTCTCAACCGCGAAGAGCTGGCGATTTTTGGCGTCTGTACCCGCATTTTCGCGCTGGTGTCGTTTGGGGTTTCGGCAGTCTATGCCGTTTCCATGCCCGATATGTTCGAGAGCGAAGCCAATGCCGACCGCAGCGCCTTTCACCGCAAGGTGGGGGACGCCAATATGGTGGCGACCGCTCTCTCGGTGGTCCTGTTCTGCATCACTGCCTTGGGCGCGCCCATTGCGCTGCAATTCTTCGGCCCCGGCTTTACCGCAGGCGCCGCGCCGCTGGCTGTGCTCTGCCTGGCGCTGGTGGTGCGCTCGGCACTTGGCCCGGCCTCGCTGGTGCTGTCCATCCATGACCGGCCCTATGCCAGCCTGCCGGCCGTGGCGCTTGGCATTGGCATGATGGTAGCAGGCAATTGGCTATTGGCGCCGTCCTTCGGGTTGATGGGGGCGGCGATCTCAGCGCTCGTCGCCATCACGGTCTGGTCCGTGGCGCTCTGGGCCATTGCCCTGCGCACGGCCAAGATGGACGTCTCCATCCTGCAATGGTTCCGCACCCGGCGCCAGGCAGCGGTGCCGGCGGCTTGA